The Methanobacterium lacus genome includes a region encoding these proteins:
- a CDS encoding V-type proton ATPase subunit E — protein sequence MSAGTEKIVSSIISEAQTKASSIEEEAEVESKSILEEGEKIALIEKEKILEDGKKQSTMRYQQIISEAKMNSRRMELDAREEIIEESFKKAVENLKEIASSDSTEYKESLNEIIIEAATEIGGGDLIVSVKAEDVAKIKVSISSIENEVKEKTGNETKLEIGDNINTIGGAVLKTKNGEIEVNNTIEARLLRFKKSLRSEVARILFK from the coding sequence ATGAGTGCCGGGACAGAAAAAATAGTCTCAAGTATAATATCTGAAGCTCAAACTAAGGCTAGTTCAATCGAAGAAGAAGCTGAAGTAGAGAGTAAATCCATTTTAGAAGAGGGTGAAAAAATCGCCCTCATTGAAAAGGAAAAGATCTTAGAGGATGGTAAAAAACAATCCACCATGAGATATCAGCAAATAATCTCAGAGGCTAAGATGAATTCCAGAAGAATGGAACTTGATGCTAGAGAAGAAATAATTGAAGAGTCCTTTAAAAAGGCTGTGGAAAACCTGAAGGAAATTGCTTCTTCAGATTCAACAGAATACAAGGAATCTTTAAATGAAATTATTATTGAAGCTGCAACTGAAATTGGTGGCGGAGACTTGATCGTGTCTGTCAAAGCTGAAGATGTGGCCAAGATAAAAGTTTCAATATCATCCATCGAAAATGAAGTAAAAGAAAAAACTGGTAACGAGACTAAGTTAGAAATTGGAGATAACATAAACACCATTGGAGGAGCGGTTCTCAAAACCAAAAATGGTGAAATAGAAGTTAACAATACTATCGAGGCTAGATTGCTGAG